In Saprospiraceae bacterium, the sequence TAATACGGCTTGACTTCGTCATATGATATTGGCCAATCATCCCCCAGTCCATCTTTACTGCGATGTTTAAAGTCAGTCGGCCCAAAACGCAGGGATATCCGACCCCAATGATTGGTACGACCGCCCATCATACGTGCCCGCCACCAGTCAAACTGAGATCCATTCTTTTGTGTGTAAGGCTCACCCTCTATTTCCCAACCACCGAGACAGGCATCCATATCTCCAAATGGCCTGATTTTGGTGCCAGCTCCCCGACGGGGCGACTCCCAGTTCCATTTAAATTGTGTAATATCTTTTTTTGGATCATACATGGGTCCTGCTTCGAGCAGACATACTTTCAGTCCGGCATTGCCAAGCATATTAGTCACCATACCTCCACCTGCACCCGACCCTACTATGACGACATCATACTCTACCGGATTTTCCTTGATCTGAATACTTTGCATTCGATTAAATTTTGATAAGTCTAAGGTAGATAGAAGTTAGGAGTTGACGGGGAATAGTTGGTTAGATTTCTTTCTTTTTCATTTGGTCGATGATATAATCTGCCGCGCGCATAGACAAGGCGAGGATCGTCCAGGTTGGGTTTTTATCAGCCTGAGATACAAAAGGTCCTCCATCCGCTACAAAAAGGTTTTTGCAATCATGGGCCTGGCAGTTTCTATTCAAAGGCCCCTTTTTAGAATCATCCATCATACGAACTGTACCCACTTCGTGGATGATACGACCAGGTGCAGCCAGGCCCCAATTATTTTCGGCACTATCTAAGCCACTGGTGATGGTAGCCCCCATATTGGTCAGAATCTCTTGAAAAGTCTGTTGCATATGTTTGGCTTGTTTGATTTCATAGTCAGACCATTTGTACTGAAATTTCAGTACAGGTATACCATATTTGTCTACTACTGACGGATCAATCTCACAAAAATTATCCATGCGCGCTATGGCCTCTCCTCTGCCTGCCATACCCACCGAAGCACCGAATAATCTCCGGTAGTCTTGTTTTAGAGAGGAACCGTATCCTCCAGCTTCATGCTTGGCGCCAAGACCAGTGGAGTTTTCGATGCCCCATCCAAATCCATAGGAAGGCATGCTCAAGCCTCCAGAATATTCTATATGGTAACCTCTGGGGAAATCCAGTTTTTTATTGTCCAACCACCATGGGGAGTATACATGTGCCCCGCCTACTCCATCTTCATTGTATCTAGGATGATCCATCAAGGCCGGCAGAATACCACGCATACCTTTACCGGTAGAATCGTGCAGATATTTTCCTACCATATTGCTGGAATTGGCCAGGCCATTAGAGTGTTGAGTGGATTTGGAATTTAATAATAACCTTGCTGACTCGCAGGCACTCGCTGTCAGGATCACGGACCTGGCCTTGACATGGTATTCCTGGAGGGTATTTTTATCGATATAGGATATGCCTGTGGCCAAGCCTTCTGAATTGGTTGTAACCTCCCGGGCCATCGCATTACAAATCAACTCGACATTTTTGTTTTTTAACGCAGGAATCACCAGGCAGGAAGAAGCAGAAAAATCTGCATAATACTGACAGCCTCTATAACATTGTCGACAATACACGCAAACACCCCGCTCATCGTTAATTTTTTTTGTCAACATCGATAATCGGTTGGGTATGACATTGACCCCTGTCTTCAAAGCAGCTTTTTTGATATATAATTCGTGTAATCGGGGTTTAGGAGGAGGTAAAAAATATCCATCTGGGTCATTAGGCAATCCTTCGTTGGTACCAAATACTCCTAACATCTGGTCTACCCGATCGTAGTAAGGTTTGATTTCATCATAGCTGATAGGCCAATCCTCTCCGAGGCCGTCATAACTGCGATGCTTAAAATCACGAGGCCCGAATCGCAGGGATATTCTGCCCCAGTGATTGGTCCTTCCACCCATCATCCTTGCTCTGAACCAGTCAAATTTGGATCCGGGATGTTGGGTATAAGGCTCGCCTTCTAATTCCCAGCCACCATAACATGCATCCATATCCCCGTTATTTCTATAATCTGTACTCGCACCGCGTCGTGGAGACTCCCAATTCCATTTAAACTGGGTGATATCTTTTTTGGGGTCGTACATAGGACCTGCTTCTAAAAGGCACACTTTGAGACCGGCGTTGCCCAACATATAGGTAGCCATTCCTCCTCCTGCACCGGAGCCTACAATGACCACATCATATTCGACAGGATTTTCTTTGATCTGAATACTTTGCATTTGTGAGTGAGTTGAGATTACAATATATGAAATAATAAAATGTATAGTACCTGCTGACTGCCAAACTTACAATACTATTATCCTCCCTGCCTTTACTAATCGATCGGTCATCAAAACTTTATAGATGTAGACGCCGGCAGGAAGGTTAAATGTGGTAGTTTTTAATTGATTGACACCATTGAAATGATCACCATCCAGACGGGTGAGCAGGTGATGGCCCGTCATATCGAATATTTCGAACCTCATGTGATCGTAGTCGTGTATATAATACGAAAAGGTAATGTCCTGGTTAGGTCGCGCAGGGTTAGGGAATACCTTGGCATCAAAATATCGATCCGGATAATATTTGGGCACCGTCAGTTGCTTGAATTCACCATCCAGGTATATCATTCGTTTCACCACCCAATCTTTAAGATATTTGATCTCATTAGCATAAGAGCCTCCTACGTAGGCA encodes:
- a CDS encoding GMC family oxidoreductase, coding for MQSIQIKENPVEYDVVIVGSGAGGGMATYMLGNAGLKVCLLEAGPMYDPKKDITQFKWNWESPRRGASTDYRNNGDMDACYGGWELEGEPYTQHPGSKFDWFRARMMGGRTNHWGRISLRFGPRDFKHRSYDGLGEDWPISYDEIKPYYDRVDQMLGVFGTNEGLPNDPDGYFLPPPKPRLHELYIKKAALKTGVNVIPNRLSMLTKKINDERGVCVYCRQCYRGCQYYADFSASSCLVIPALKNKNVELICNAMAREVTTNSEGLATGISYIDKNTLQEYHVKARSVILTASACESARLLLNSKSTQHSNGLANSSNMVGKYLHDSTGKGMRGILPALMDHPRYNEDGVGGAHVYSPWWLDNKKLDFPRGYHIEYSGGLSMPSYGFGWGIENSTGLGAKHEAGGYGSSLKQDYRRLFGASVGMAGRGEAIARMDNFCEIDPSVVDKYGIPVLKFQYKWSDYEIKQAKHMQQTFQEILTNMGATITSGLDSAENNWGLAAPGRIIHEVGTVRMMDDSKKGPLNRNCQAHDCKNLFVADGGPFVSQADKNPTWTILALSMRAADYIIDQMKKKEI